ATGGCGATTGCGGCCGTCTCCGTGTCCCGGATTTCCCCGACCATGATAATGTTCGGATCTTGACGAAGAATGGAGCGCAGACCGGCTGCAAAGGTTAATCCGATCGCCGGATTGACATGAACTTGGTTGATCCCCTCCAGCTGATACTCCACAGGGTCTTCAACCGTGATGATATTGACGCTCTCTTCATTCAGCTGGTTAAGAGCCGAGTACAACGTCGTTGTCTTGCCGCTGCCCGTCGGCCCCGTTATCAACAGAATGCCGTAAGGCTTGCCAATCATTTCTTTAAAAGCCTCGGCATTGCCGTCGCTAAAACCGAGGTTATCCACCGACTTAACCCCGATGCTCAGATCGAGCAGCCGCAGGACGATTTTCTCGCCATGCATCGTAGGCAAGGACGATACGCGGATATCGACCATCTTGTATTCGAACTGCATCTTGATCCGGCCGTCCTGGGGCAGCCGACGCTCGGCGATGTTCAGGCGGGCCATAATCTTTAGCCGTGCCGTAATGAAGCCCTGCATCTGCTTTGGAATCAGCCGCTCGGTCCGCAGCGTACCGTCAATCCGGTATCGGATGGCGAGATTATTTTCGCCGGGGTCCACATGAATATCCGATGCCCGTAGCTGCACCGCCTGCTGAATCATCTGGTTGACCAGGCGGACAATCGGCGAGTCCTCATCGGTAATTTCCGTTTCTTCAATCTCTTCCTGCGAAGGAAGCTCACCCATCATCTGGCTCATTGAATCGCGCATGCCGTAATGCCGGGCGATCGCCCGCTGCAGCTCGTCTCTTGTGGAGATTGCGGGCTCGATCCGGAATCCGGTGCTCATGCGCAAATCTTCAATTGCAAAATAGTCCAAAGGGTCCGCCATAGCCACCATCAGCTTGCCGCCCTCTTTCATAAAAGGCAGAACTTGATAGCGCTTGGCCATGCTTTCGGGAATAATCTGCGTAATCGCAGGGTCGATCTGATATTTAAAAAGGCTTACATGCGGTATGCCTAGCTGAAATTCCAACACTTCGATCAGCTGCTGCTCGGTTATATAACCTTGCGAAATAAGCAGGTCTCCAAGCTTGCGCTTCGATTTGAGCTGTTCGACAAGCGCTTCCTCAAGCTGCTCCTGCGAGATGATCCCATTCTCTACCAGCAAATCTCCAAGTCTTTTTTTCACAATAACCAACGCAAACTCATCTCCATGCCGTGTAGTGTTTAATTTTTTATCGGCTGCAAGACTTTTAAAATTAAGAAATAGGAGTGGGTATTTCCCATTACATTTTCACAAAAAGGAACCGATAAATCGCTTATGTATTCTTTAATTCCAGGAAGCCGGATAAAACTGAATTTCACTCATAAA
This region of Paenibacillus sp. URB8-2 genomic DNA includes:
- a CDS encoding GspE/PulE family protein; the protein is MVIVKKRLGDLLVENGIISQEQLEEALVEQLKSKRKLGDLLISQGYITEQQLIEVLEFQLGIPHVSLFKYQIDPAITQIIPESMAKRYQVLPFMKEGGKLMVAMADPLDYFAIEDLRMSTGFRIEPAISTRDELQRAIARHYGMRDSMSQMMGELPSQEEIEETEITDEDSPIVRLVNQMIQQAVQLRASDIHVDPGENNLAIRYRIDGTLRTERLIPKQMQGFITARLKIMARLNIAERRLPQDGRIKMQFEYKMVDIRVSSLPTMHGEKIVLRLLDLSIGVKSVDNLGFSDGNAEAFKEMIGKPYGILLITGPTGSGKTTTLYSALNQLNEESVNIITVEDPVEYQLEGINQVHVNPAIGLTFAAGLRSILRQDPNIIMVGEIRDTETAAIAIRASLTGHLVLSTLHTNDAISTVSRLRDMGVEPYLIASSLIGVVSQRLVRKICTECKEAYVPSQQESIMLGKYGLKREVMHRGRGCGSCNTTGYRGRIAIHEVLTIDDHVRQLITNSASVEELRAAAKERGLVQLMEDGFLKVSQGLTTLQEVLRETVSH